One Lacipirellulaceae bacterium DNA window includes the following coding sequences:
- the leuD gene encoding 3-isopropylmalate dehydratase small subunit: protein MNPFTTHTGKVVALDRANVDTDQIIPKQFLKRIERTGFGEFLFWDWARNDDGSPNADFELNKAEAQGASVLLARRNFGSGSSREHAPWALGDYGFRVIVAPSFADIFYNNCFKNGMLPIPLSEEQVEELFQRAAQHEGYELTADLESQTVTDGHGFEAKFEVEPFRRHCLMNGLDDIALTLEHVERIEAYEAAL, encoded by the coding sequence ATGAATCCTTTCACAACACACACCGGCAAAGTCGTTGCACTCGATCGTGCGAACGTCGATACCGATCAGATCATCCCGAAACAATTCCTTAAACGCATTGAGCGGACCGGTTTCGGAGAATTCCTTTTCTGGGACTGGGCTCGCAACGACGACGGATCGCCTAATGCGGACTTCGAACTCAACAAGGCGGAAGCTCAAGGGGCAAGCGTGTTGCTTGCACGGCGGAACTTTGGCTCCGGCTCGAGTCGCGAACACGCTCCGTGGGCTTTGGGGGATTACGGTTTCCGAGTGATCGTCGCTCCGAGTTTCGCAGACATCTTTTACAACAATTGCTTTAAGAACGGCATGCTCCCGATTCCACTGAGCGAAGAGCAAGTGGAGGAGCTCTTCCAACGAGCGGCCCAGCACGAAGGCTATGAACTAACCGCCGACTTGGAGAGCCAAACGGTTACCGATGGACATGGCTTTGAAGCGAAGTTCGAAGTCGAGCCGTTCCGTCGGCATTGCCTCATGAACGGGCTCGATGACATCGCGCTTACCCTCGAGCATGTTGAGAGAATCGAAGCCTACGAAGCGGCACTGTAG
- a CDS encoding PSP1 C-terminal domain-containing protein, which yields MSHHFVRYGLLSNIGRFSTVDALRYPRNSRVILRTDRGLEIGEVLSQTEQDELPEAIDGQILRPMGVEDELLEARLQKHREEAFQACSDLLAENEVDAVLMDVEHLFDGQGLFFYFLGNPPPEATDITDQLAATYETSVEFKRFADTLEEGCGPGCGTEEAMGQGGCADCTSCAVASACKK from the coding sequence ATGTCTCACCACTTCGTCCGCTATGGCTTGCTAAGCAACATAGGCCGTTTTTCGACGGTCGATGCTTTGCGGTATCCGCGAAACTCGCGTGTGATTCTCCGGACTGACCGTGGGCTAGAAATCGGGGAAGTTCTTAGCCAAACAGAACAAGACGAATTACCCGAAGCGATAGACGGCCAGATTCTACGACCTATGGGAGTCGAGGACGAGCTCCTAGAGGCTCGCCTTCAGAAGCATCGCGAGGAAGCTTTCCAGGCCTGCTCCGACTTACTTGCGGAAAACGAGGTCGATGCCGTACTGATGGACGTCGAGCATCTTTTCGACGGGCAAGGCTTATTCTTTTACTTTCTCGGCAATCCGCCTCCAGAAGCAACCGACATCACTGACCAGCTCGCTGCCACCTACGAAACGAGCGTGGAGTTCAAACGCTTTGCGGATACGCTTGAAGAGGGTTGCGGACCCGGTTGCGGTACTGAGGAGGCGATGGGACAGGGAGGCTGCGCGGACTGCACTTCCTGTGCAGTGGCCTCGGCATGTAAGAAATAA